Proteins encoded together in one Microbacterium sp. zg-Y625 window:
- a CDS encoding exonuclease domain-containing protein produces the protein MTMWQPEPLLGFPEPARIPAWTRLVGVFDLETTGVDVENDRIVTAHVGVIDGSGAVVHARDWLADPGIDIPEGATAVHGITTAHARAEGRAAAEVVADVVQMLRGLFAAGIPVVAYNACYDFSLLKYEAVRHGIRALRSPGPIIDPLVLDKAHDRYRRGKRTLEAVAAHYAVPLEGAHDACADAVAAGRVAQALAERFGPQLPPTAQELHTQQIGWARAQAASLTEYFIKVGRLDPDDSLDGSWPVR, from the coding sequence ATGACGATGTGGCAGCCCGAGCCGCTTCTCGGCTTTCCCGAGCCCGCGCGCATTCCGGCGTGGACGCGCCTTGTCGGCGTGTTCGATCTCGAGACGACCGGCGTCGATGTCGAGAACGACCGCATCGTCACCGCCCACGTCGGCGTCATCGACGGCTCCGGCGCGGTCGTGCACGCCCGCGACTGGCTCGCCGACCCCGGCATCGACATCCCCGAGGGGGCGACGGCGGTGCACGGCATCACGACGGCGCACGCCCGCGCCGAGGGCCGGGCCGCTGCCGAGGTCGTCGCCGACGTCGTGCAGATGCTGCGGGGACTGTTCGCCGCCGGCATCCCGGTGGTCGCCTACAACGCGTGCTACGACTTCTCGCTGCTCAAGTACGAGGCCGTGCGTCACGGCATCCGTGCCCTCCGCTCGCCCGGACCCATCATCGATCCGCTCGTCCTCGACAAGGCCCACGACCGGTACCGCCGCGGCAAGCGCACCCTCGAGGCCGTCGCCGCGCATTACGCCGTGCCGCTCGAGGGCGCGCATGACGCGTGCGCCGACGCCGTGGCTGCCGGACGGGTCGCGCAGGCCCTCGCCGAGCGGTTCGGGCCGCAGCTGCCGCCCACGGCGCAGGAGCTCCACACGCAGCAGATCGGCTGGGCGCGGGCGCAGGCGGCGAGCCTCACCGAGTACTTCATCAAGGTCGGCCGGCTCGACCCCGATGACAGCCTCGACGGCAGCTGGCCGGTGCGCTGA
- a CDS encoding alpha/beta fold hydrolase yields the protein MTALHPYADSLARIPVRRHEVAVQGGTTAYWEYGPATAEHTIVAVHGFRGEHHGLEPVVAHLDGIRVLMPDLPGFGETAPLPGRRHDLAAYAAWLTDFVAATAPGAVILGHSFGSIVVSAAVAGGLETPRVILVNPIGAPALEGPRGILTRLAVFYYWAGARLPRPVGDAVLRSRLIVRVMSMSMAKTRDRALRRFVHDQHDTYFSRFADRDVLHDAFLASVSNDIRAYAPAIDQPTLLVAAVQDDITPIAAERHLATLFPDARLVEIEGVGHLIHYETPQPAAAAIRRFLQPSADGTR from the coding sequence GTGACCGCCCTGCACCCCTACGCCGACTCCCTCGCCCGCATTCCGGTGCGCCGACACGAGGTCGCGGTGCAAGGCGGAACGACCGCTTACTGGGAGTACGGCCCCGCCACTGCGGAGCACACCATCGTGGCGGTGCACGGCTTCCGCGGCGAGCACCACGGCCTGGAGCCGGTGGTCGCCCACCTCGACGGCATCCGCGTGCTCATGCCCGACCTCCCCGGATTCGGCGAGACCGCACCGTTGCCCGGTCGCCGCCACGATCTGGCCGCCTACGCCGCGTGGCTCACCGACTTCGTTGCCGCGACCGCACCCGGGGCGGTGATCCTCGGGCACTCGTTCGGGTCGATCGTCGTCTCCGCGGCCGTCGCCGGGGGCCTCGAGACCCCGCGGGTCATCCTGGTCAACCCGATCGGCGCCCCGGCGCTCGAAGGCCCCCGCGGCATCCTCACCCGCCTGGCGGTCTTCTACTACTGGGCCGGCGCCCGGCTGCCGCGCCCGGTCGGCGATGCGGTGCTGCGCAGCCGCCTCATCGTGCGCGTCATGAGCATGTCGATGGCCAAGACCCGCGACCGGGCGCTGCGCCGCTTCGTGCACGATCAGCACGACACGTACTTCTCGCGGTTCGCCGATCGCGACGTGCTGCACGACGCGTTCCTGGCGTCGGTCTCCAACGACATCCGCGCCTACGCGCCGGCGATCGATCAGCCGACCCTGCTGGTGGCGGCCGTCCAGGACGACATCACGCCCATCGCGGCGGAGCGGCACCTGGCGACCCTCTTCCCCGATGCGCGGCTGGTGGAGATCGAGGGCGTCGGACACCTCATCCATTACGAGACGCCGCAGCCGGCGGCGGCGGCGATCAGGCGGTTTCTGCAGCCTTCCGCCGACGGTACGCGTTGA
- a CDS encoding CGNR zinc finger domain-containing protein, giving the protein MLFARDTTQALAAAVDLVNTLPATATDGADRLVDRADLQRFLQVHRYTGSFTGDQRELDAVRAIRPRLHELWLADRTAAVPLVNGMLRDGHALPQLVIHEGYDWHIHATRDDATFATRVLVETAMAFVDVIRLDAYERVRICSADDCLSVYIDYSKNGSKRYCDTGNCGNRMNVNAYRRRKAAETA; this is encoded by the coding sequence GTGCTCTTCGCTCGTGACACGACGCAAGCTCTCGCGGCGGCCGTCGACCTCGTCAACACGCTGCCCGCGACCGCCACTGACGGCGCCGATCGCCTGGTGGACAGAGCGGATCTGCAGCGGTTCCTGCAGGTGCACCGCTATACGGGATCCTTCACGGGCGACCAGCGCGAGCTCGACGCGGTGCGCGCCATCCGCCCCCGCCTGCACGAACTCTGGCTGGCCGACCGCACGGCCGCCGTGCCGCTGGTCAACGGCATGCTCCGCGACGGTCACGCCCTGCCGCAGCTGGTGATCCACGAGGGCTACGACTGGCACATCCACGCCACCCGCGACGACGCGACGTTCGCCACGCGCGTCCTGGTGGAGACGGCGATGGCGTTCGTCGACGTCATCCGCCTCGATGCCTACGAGCGGGTGCGCATCTGCTCCGCCGACGACTGCCTGTCGGTGTACATCGACTACTCCAAGAACGGCTCGAAGCGGTACTGCGACACCGGCAACTGCGGCAACCGGATGAACGTCAACGCGTACCGTCGGCGGAAGGCTGCAGAAACCGCCTGA
- a CDS encoding EamA family transporter produces MSTRTVLLSSAVARPPRVATSGLVIAVASALAFSFSGPFLKPLLEAGWSLGAVLLVRMGLAGLVLSPALLQAVRRERGFLRRHGGIIVAFGLTAVAGCQLFYFAAMQRMPVAVALLIQYFAPVLLVIWVWARSRRAPSRLVLGGSLVAMAGLVLVVDLTGARFDLLGTLFALGAATCTAVYFAIAERSGDRLPPLALASGGLLIGTALIGVLLLAGILPFAAPEVSVVLDGVEVPWWMPLAWVGAIGTSLGYALGVVAVPRIGARVASFVGLSEVLFTLMMAWLFLGEAPAPVQFAGGALILVGVVLVRMDATPRVRVAAAPDRR; encoded by the coding sequence ATGAGCACACGTACTGTACTGCTGTCCTCCGCCGTCGCCAGACCTCCGCGCGTGGCGACCTCGGGACTCGTCATCGCGGTGGCCTCGGCTCTGGCGTTCTCCTTCTCCGGTCCCTTCCTGAAGCCGCTGCTGGAAGCGGGCTGGTCGCTCGGGGCTGTGCTGCTGGTGCGGATGGGGCTCGCCGGCCTCGTCCTCTCGCCGGCGCTCCTGCAGGCGGTGCGCCGCGAGCGCGGGTTCCTGCGCAGACACGGCGGCATCATCGTCGCCTTCGGGCTCACCGCCGTGGCCGGCTGCCAACTGTTCTATTTCGCGGCGATGCAGCGGATGCCGGTGGCCGTGGCCCTGCTCATCCAGTACTTCGCGCCGGTGCTGCTGGTGATCTGGGTGTGGGCGCGCAGCCGCCGCGCTCCCTCGCGGCTCGTCCTCGGGGGCTCTCTCGTGGCGATGGCCGGCCTCGTGCTGGTCGTGGACCTCACCGGTGCGCGCTTCGACCTGCTCGGCACGCTGTTCGCGCTGGGTGCGGCCACGTGCACCGCCGTCTACTTCGCGATCGCCGAGCGCAGCGGCGACCGACTGCCGCCGCTGGCGCTGGCGTCCGGCGGGCTGCTGATCGGAACAGCGCTCATCGGCGTGCTGCTCCTGGCCGGCATCCTGCCGTTCGCCGCTCCTGAGGTGAGCGTGGTGCTGGACGGCGTCGAGGTGCCGTGGTGGATGCCGCTGGCGTGGGTGGGTGCGATCGGCACGAGTCTCGGCTACGCGCTCGGCGTGGTGGCGGTGCCGCGCATCGGCGCGCGCGTGGCATCCTTCGTCGGACTGTCGGAGGTGCTGTTCACGCTGATGATGGCCTGGCTCTTCCTGGGCGAGGCGCCGGCGCCCGTGCAGTTCGCCGGAGGAGCGCTCATCCTCGTCGGCGTCGTTCTGGTGCGGATGGATGCCACGCCCCGCGTGAGGGTGGCGGCGGCGCCGGACAGGCGTTGA
- a CDS encoding Lrp/AsnC family transcriptional regulator has protein sequence MSTLDHVDLALLDALADDPRETVVALSERLGLSRNTVQARMGKLDRAGVFLSYERAMAPAALGFPLEALLSVVVRQADLPRITAQISEIPEVIQAHGISGAIDLVVRVAARDTQHLFDIDARILAIEGVERSETSLVMEEVIGYRVRPLMELARGEA, from the coding sequence ATGAGCACCCTGGACCACGTCGACCTGGCCCTGTTGGACGCCCTGGCGGACGACCCGCGCGAAACCGTCGTGGCGCTGTCCGAGCGCCTCGGGCTCTCACGCAACACCGTGCAGGCGCGCATGGGCAAGCTCGACCGCGCCGGCGTCTTCCTCTCCTACGAGCGGGCGATGGCGCCCGCCGCCCTCGGCTTCCCCCTCGAGGCCCTGCTCAGCGTGGTCGTCCGACAGGCCGACCTGCCGCGGATCACCGCCCAGATCTCCGAGATCCCCGAGGTCATCCAGGCTCACGGGATCAGCGGCGCGATCGACCTCGTCGTGCGGGTGGCCGCCCGCGACACCCAGCACCTGTTCGACATCGATGCACGCATCCTCGCGATCGAGGGCGTGGAGCGCTCCGAGACGTCGCTGGTGATGGAAGAGGTGATCGGCTACCGCGTCCGGCCGCTCATGGAGCTGGCCCGCGGCGAGGCGTGA
- the pdhA gene encoding pyruvate dehydrogenase (acetyl-transferring) E1 component subunit alpha: MTYLPSTTADPGTDMGPVAQVITPDGERVADATLEPWLHEVGDDVLVGLYRDMVRTRRLDREGVALQRQGQLGLWAPCEGQEAVQIGTARALRAADFVFPSYRESGVQLVRGATPTELIQVWRGEEQSMGDPFARRTAGPQIIIGAQTLHAVGYAMGIQRAEALGGVATDDVAVAYFGDGASSQGDVNEAMVFAASFGAPVVFVCSNNQWAISEPVRVQSRTPLAARAPAFGIPSLRVDGNDVLACFGAMRWALERARSGAGPAYIEAVTYRMGPHTTADDPTRYRDPAELERWRGRDPIARVHALLRARGALDDEAAADIAADADRLAADVREVCLSYRTRDPLTIFDEVYAEPHAALEAERRAYAAYLDGFEEGAS; this comes from the coding sequence ATGACGTATCTCCCGAGCACGACCGCGGATCCCGGCACCGACATGGGGCCCGTCGCGCAGGTCATCACCCCCGACGGCGAACGGGTCGCGGATGCGACGCTGGAACCGTGGCTGCACGAGGTGGGTGACGACGTCCTCGTCGGCCTCTATCGCGACATGGTGCGTACGCGACGCCTGGACCGCGAGGGCGTCGCCCTGCAGCGGCAGGGCCAGCTCGGCCTGTGGGCGCCCTGCGAGGGGCAGGAAGCGGTGCAGATCGGCACCGCGCGCGCCCTGCGGGCGGCCGACTTCGTCTTTCCGAGCTACCGCGAGTCCGGCGTGCAGCTGGTGCGGGGCGCGACGCCGACGGAGCTGATCCAGGTCTGGCGCGGCGAGGAGCAGTCGATGGGCGACCCGTTCGCCCGCCGCACGGCCGGCCCCCAGATCATCATCGGCGCGCAGACCCTGCACGCCGTCGGCTACGCGATGGGCATCCAGCGCGCGGAGGCGCTCGGTGGCGTCGCCACCGACGACGTGGCTGTGGCCTACTTCGGCGACGGTGCCTCGAGCCAGGGCGACGTGAACGAGGCCATGGTGTTCGCCGCGTCCTTCGGCGCCCCTGTGGTCTTCGTCTGCTCCAACAACCAGTGGGCGATCTCGGAGCCGGTGCGCGTGCAGTCCCGCACGCCGCTGGCCGCGCGGGCGCCCGCCTTCGGCATCCCGAGTCTGCGCGTGGACGGCAACGACGTGCTCGCCTGCTTCGGCGCCATGCGCTGGGCACTGGAGCGCGCACGCAGTGGGGCGGGGCCCGCGTACATCGAGGCGGTCACCTATCGCATGGGTCCCCACACGACCGCGGACGACCCCACGCGCTACCGCGACCCGGCGGAGCTCGAGCGGTGGCGCGGCCGCGACCCGATCGCCCGGGTGCACGCGCTGCTGCGCGCGCGGGGGGCGCTGGACGACGAGGCTGCGGCGGACATCGCCGCCGACGCCGACCGGCTGGCCGCCGACGTGCGGGAGGTGTGCCTGTCGTACCGCACGCGGGACCCGCTGACGATCTTCGACGAGGTGTATGCCGAGCCCCACGCCGCACTCGAGGCGGAGCGCCGCGCCTACGCCGCGTACCTCGACGGGTTCGAGGAGGGTGCGTCATGA
- a CDS encoding alpha-ketoacid dehydrogenase subunit beta, with the protein MTELTMAKALNAALGSALAEDPSVLIMGEDVGTLGGVFRITDGLLATHGAGRVIDTPLAESGIVGTAVGLAYRGFRPVVEIQFDGFVYPAFDQIVCQVAKLHYRTRGAVRMPLTVRIPWAGGVGAAEHHSESPEAYFVHTSGLRVVAVSNPSDAHFMLRQAIACDDPVVFFEPKRLYHVKGEVDLAAPLADAPPMGLARVVRPGRDATVVTYGAQVATALEAAEAAADDGVSLEVIDLRSLSPVDYDTIAASVRRTGRAVITHEAPGEAGVGAEVAAGITERCFHHLEAPPLRVTGHDIPYPPAKLERHHLPDLDRILDAVDRVLDRPHSLAGAAQ; encoded by the coding sequence ATGACCGAGCTCACGATGGCCAAGGCGCTCAATGCCGCGCTGGGGAGCGCCCTGGCGGAGGACCCCTCGGTGCTCATCATGGGGGAGGACGTCGGCACGCTGGGCGGCGTCTTCCGCATCACCGACGGACTGCTCGCGACGCACGGGGCCGGCAGGGTGATCGACACCCCGCTGGCCGAGTCCGGCATCGTGGGCACGGCGGTGGGGCTGGCGTACCGCGGGTTCCGCCCGGTCGTCGAGATCCAATTCGACGGCTTCGTCTATCCCGCGTTCGACCAGATCGTCTGCCAGGTGGCGAAGCTGCACTACCGCACGCGGGGGGCGGTGCGGATGCCGCTGACGGTGCGGATCCCCTGGGCCGGCGGCGTCGGCGCGGCCGAGCACCACTCCGAGTCGCCCGAGGCGTACTTCGTGCACACATCGGGCCTGCGGGTCGTCGCGGTGTCGAACCCGTCCGATGCCCACTTCATGCTGCGCCAGGCGATCGCGTGCGATGACCCGGTCGTCTTCTTCGAGCCCAAGCGCCTGTACCACGTCAAGGGCGAGGTCGATCTCGCCGCCCCGCTCGCCGACGCCCCGCCGATGGGCCTGGCCCGCGTGGTCCGCCCCGGACGCGACGCGACCGTGGTGACCTACGGAGCGCAGGTCGCGACCGCGCTGGAGGCTGCGGAGGCCGCCGCCGACGACGGGGTGTCGCTGGAGGTCATCGACCTGCGGTCGCTGTCGCCGGTGGACTACGACACCATCGCGGCATCGGTCCGTCGCACCGGTCGGGCCGTCATCACCCACGAGGCCCCCGGGGAAGCGGGAGTGGGGGCGGAGGTGGCTGCGGGAATCACCGAGCGCTGCTTCCACCACCTCGAAGCGCCGCCGCTGCGGGTCACCGGCCACGACATCCCGTACCCGCCCGCCAAGCTCGAGCGGCACCATCTGCCCGACCTCGACCGGATCCTCGACGCCGTCGACCGCGTGCTCGACCGACCCCATAGCCTCGCGGGGGCGGCGCAGTGA
- a CDS encoding dihydrolipoamide acetyltransferase family protein yields the protein MISGFRLPDLGEGLPEAELVQWLVAEGEEVALNQVLAEVETAKAVVELPSPHAGRVATLHAAAGDVIAVGSVIVSFELDAPASPPADDAAEAAEAPQPHLVGYGAAPASGGRPQRRRRAAAGRTTLEAEVVADAPHDAVRALEPEPPFGERPRSTPPVRKLAKDLGVDLRLVTPTGGEGLITRADVEQFAERVAEAPAAATPGPAVPAPAAAADDDVTRIPVRGVRRFTAQAMVQSAFTAPHATVFLTVDVTETMRLLGELRDDRRLAGHRIGILAVAAKAACLALAHHPMLNARWRDDEIVQFRRVHLGIAAATERGLVVPNIKDAGALTLVELADAIVALAETARAGRTEPSALSGGTFSITNVGVFGVDAGTPILNPGEAGILALGSVRRLPWEHEGQVALREVLTLSLSFDHRLVDGEQGARFVADVAAVLRQPGRALLLR from the coding sequence GTGATCTCGGGGTTCCGGCTGCCCGACCTGGGGGAGGGGCTCCCCGAGGCGGAGCTCGTGCAGTGGCTCGTCGCCGAGGGTGAAGAGGTCGCGCTCAACCAGGTGCTGGCGGAGGTCGAGACGGCCAAGGCGGTGGTCGAGCTGCCGTCGCCCCACGCCGGCCGGGTCGCCACCCTGCACGCCGCGGCGGGCGACGTGATCGCCGTCGGCAGCGTCATCGTCTCGTTCGAGCTCGACGCGCCCGCGAGCCCCCCGGCCGACGACGCCGCCGAAGCGGCTGAAGCGCCCCAGCCGCACCTCGTCGGCTACGGCGCCGCACCGGCATCCGGGGGCCGTCCCCAGCGCCGGAGACGCGCCGCTGCCGGCCGCACGACGCTCGAGGCGGAGGTCGTCGCCGACGCGCCCCACGACGCGGTGCGGGCGCTCGAGCCGGAGCCGCCCTTCGGCGAGCGTCCCCGCTCGACCCCGCCGGTGCGCAAGCTCGCGAAGGACCTCGGGGTGGACCTGCGCCTGGTGACCCCGACGGGCGGCGAGGGCCTCATCACCCGCGCCGACGTGGAGCAGTTCGCCGAGCGTGTCGCCGAGGCGCCCGCGGCCGCGACGCCCGGGCCGGCGGTGCCCGCTCCGGCCGCCGCAGCCGATGACGACGTCACCCGCATCCCCGTGCGCGGCGTCCGTCGCTTCACGGCTCAGGCGATGGTGCAGAGCGCCTTCACCGCGCCGCACGCGACGGTGTTCCTGACCGTGGATGTGACCGAGACGATGCGGCTCCTCGGCGAGCTGCGGGACGACCGGCGGCTCGCAGGGCACCGCATCGGAATCCTCGCCGTGGCGGCCAAGGCCGCCTGCCTGGCGCTCGCGCACCACCCCATGCTCAACGCGCGATGGCGGGACGACGAGATCGTGCAGTTCCGACGCGTGCATCTCGGCATCGCCGCGGCCACCGAGCGCGGGCTGGTCGTGCCGAACATCAAGGATGCCGGCGCCCTCACGCTCGTCGAGCTCGCCGACGCGATCGTGGCGCTGGCCGAGACGGCGCGTGCCGGCCGCACCGAGCCGTCGGCGCTGTCGGGCGGGACGTTCTCGATCACGAACGTGGGGGTGTTCGGCGTCGATGCCGGCACCCCGATCCTGAACCCGGGGGAGGCCGGGATCCTGGCGCTCGGCAGCGTGCGGCGGCTGCCGTGGGAGCACGAGGGTCAGGTCGCGCTTCGAGAGGTGCTGACCCTCAGCCTGTCGTTCGACCACCGGCTCGTCGACGGCGAGCAGGGAGCACGGTTCGTCGCCGACGTCGCTGCAGTGCTGCGCCAGCCGGGCCGGGCGCTGCTGCTGCGGTGA
- a CDS encoding TetR/AcrR family transcriptional regulator — MTTGPTDRERAKADRHASLLREASRLFAQRGFAGVSLEDLGTAVGITGPAVYRHFPNKQALLGAILVDVSRTLRDGGGAVVAAGRTSHDTLDALIAFHVDFALTSADVIRVHDRELASLSEADRRTVRRLQREYVELWVVVLDGLRHTIPAAALRVRAHACFGLINSTPHSLQAARDSIGDAELRDILRAMARASLMA; from the coding sequence ATGACAACGGGACCGACCGACCGAGAAAGAGCCAAAGCCGACCGCCACGCGTCGCTGCTGCGGGAAGCCTCGCGACTGTTCGCGCAGCGGGGGTTCGCCGGCGTGAGCCTCGAAGACCTGGGCACCGCCGTGGGCATCACCGGTCCCGCGGTGTACCGCCACTTCCCCAATAAGCAGGCCCTCCTCGGGGCGATCCTGGTGGACGTGAGCCGCACCCTGCGCGACGGCGGCGGGGCGGTCGTGGCCGCGGGGCGCACGTCCCACGACACCCTCGATGCGCTCATCGCGTTCCACGTCGATTTCGCCCTCACGTCGGCGGACGTCATCCGCGTGCACGACCGGGAGCTCGCCAGCCTTTCCGAGGCCGACCGCCGCACGGTGCGGCGCCTGCAGCGCGAGTACGTCGAACTGTGGGTCGTCGTGCTCGACGGCCTGCGGCACACCATCCCGGCAGCCGCGCTGCGCGTGCGCGCTCATGCGTGCTTCGGCCTCATCAACTCCACCCCCCACAGCCTGCAAGCGGCGCGCGACAGCATCGGCGACGCCGAGCTCCGCGACATCCTGCGGGCGATGGCGCGGGCGAGCCTCATGGCCTGA
- a CDS encoding carboxyl transferase domain-containing protein produces MTARAPVPAAEDTQRDLAAALRARLTKVADGGGEAARARHLARGKMLPRERIDRLLDEGSPFLELAPLAAEGLYDGQAPAAGVIAGIGLVHGRHVMVVCNDATVKGGTYFPLTVKKHLRAQEVALENRLPCLYLVDSGGAFLPLQDEVFPDRDHFGRIFFNQARLSAAGIPQLAAVMGSCTAGGAYVPAMSDETVIVRGQGTIFLGGPPLVKAAIGEVVTAEELGGGELHARRSGVVDHLADDDEHALEIMRDIVLTLPPPAPPAWQVHEPADPAAPADELYDVVPVDVNVPYDAHAVIDRLVDAGSVHEFKREYGTTLVTAFARIHGHPVGILANNGVLFGESALKGAHFIELCDQRGIPLLFLQNISGFMVGRDAEAAGIAKDGAKMVTAVATTRVPKLTVVVGGSFGAGNYSMCGRAYSPRFLWSWPGSRISVMGGAQAASVLSTVKADQLAARGEEWSAEERAAFEAPVRAQFETQGDPYYATARLWDDGVIDPVDTRDVLGLALDVVSRVPLPAPGFGLFRM; encoded by the coding sequence ATGACCGCACGCGCCCCGGTTCCGGCCGCTGAGGACACGCAGCGCGACCTCGCCGCCGCACTGCGCGCGCGCCTGACGAAGGTGGCCGACGGCGGGGGCGAAGCGGCGCGCGCGCGTCACCTGGCACGCGGCAAGATGCTGCCGCGGGAGCGCATCGACCGACTGCTCGACGAGGGCAGTCCGTTCCTCGAGCTCGCCCCGCTCGCCGCGGAGGGCCTCTATGACGGCCAGGCCCCTGCCGCCGGTGTCATCGCCGGCATCGGGCTCGTGCACGGGCGCCACGTGATGGTGGTGTGCAACGACGCCACCGTCAAGGGCGGCACCTACTTCCCCCTCACCGTGAAGAAGCACCTGCGTGCTCAGGAGGTGGCCCTGGAGAACCGGCTGCCCTGCCTCTATCTCGTCGATTCCGGGGGAGCGTTCCTGCCCTTGCAGGACGAGGTCTTCCCCGACCGCGACCACTTCGGGCGGATCTTCTTCAACCAGGCCCGGCTCTCGGCCGCCGGCATCCCGCAGCTGGCAGCCGTGATGGGCTCCTGCACGGCCGGCGGCGCCTACGTGCCGGCGATGAGCGACGAGACGGTGATCGTGCGGGGGCAGGGCACGATCTTCCTCGGTGGCCCGCCGCTGGTGAAAGCGGCGATCGGCGAGGTCGTCACCGCCGAAGAGCTCGGTGGCGGCGAGCTGCATGCCCGGCGCTCCGGGGTCGTCGACCACCTCGCCGATGACGACGAGCACGCCCTCGAGATCATGCGCGACATCGTGCTGACCCTGCCGCCGCCCGCACCGCCGGCATGGCAGGTGCACGAACCCGCCGATCCCGCGGCGCCCGCCGACGAGCTGTACGACGTCGTACCCGTGGACGTGAACGTTCCGTACGACGCCCACGCGGTCATCGACCGCCTCGTCGACGCCGGCAGCGTGCACGAGTTCAAGCGGGAGTACGGCACGACGCTGGTCACCGCGTTCGCCCGCATCCACGGCCATCCGGTCGGCATCCTCGCCAACAACGGGGTGCTCTTCGGGGAATCGGCCCTCAAGGGCGCCCACTTCATCGAGCTGTGCGATCAGCGCGGCATCCCGCTGCTGTTCCTGCAGAACATCTCCGGGTTCATGGTCGGCCGTGACGCCGAGGCCGCCGGCATCGCCAAGGACGGCGCCAAGATGGTCACCGCCGTCGCCACGACGCGGGTGCCCAAGCTCACCGTCGTGGTCGGCGGATCGTTCGGCGCCGGCAACTACTCGATGTGCGGCCGCGCCTATTCGCCCCGGTTCCTGTGGAGCTGGCCGGGCAGCCGCATCTCGGTCATGGGCGGCGCGCAGGCGGCGTCAGTCCTCTCGACGGTGAAGGCCGACCAGCTCGCCGCGCGCGGCGAAGAGTGGTCGGCCGAGGAGCGGGCCGCCTTCGAAGCCCCCGTGCGCGCCCAGTTCGAGACGCAGGGCGACCCCTACTACGCCACGGCGCGCCTCTGGGACGACGGGGTCATCGATCCGGTCGACACCCGCGACGTGCTGGGGCTGGCCCTCGACGTCGTGTCCCGGGTACCCCTCCCCGCCCCAGGCTTCGGCCTCTTCCGGATGTGA